GATAGTGCAACTTTATTACCTAGATACATGATTACTTACTTAGATACAGTAACCCTTTAATGTTTTATCCCCTTCAAAGGGATGATACTTACTAATTTACTCACCACCTGAAGTTATTTCAACCCTGATTGAAGGTACTAAATTGAAGGTACTGTTAATAGTGCAATTAAGATAATTGATCATGGGAAATAAAGCCAGAATGAAGTTCTCAGATTCGTACCAGCTCAACTTAACTGGAAGACGTCCTTCTTGTcctctttttattaataaatactgtCTTGAATTCAATAGAAATTTCTAATAGAAAATTTCCTgactttctaaatccagcttagaATTgtatttcattaacattttaaaactttttatttttaagcagatTTTCAGTGAATGGACCTAACTGGACTCTCTGAGATCATCAATAAACATGAGCGGTAGCAAACCTGATATATTGTGGGCACCACACCAGGTTGATAGATTTGTTGTATGTGACTCCGAACTTAGTCTTTACCATGTGGAATCTACTGTGAATTCAGAACTCAAAGCTGGATCTCTACGTTTATCTGAAGACTCTGCAGCTACATTACTATCAATAAATTCAGAAACCCCCTATATGAAATGTGTCGCCTGGTATCTCAGCTATGATCCTGAATGTCTCCTAGCAGTTGGACAAGCAAATGGTCGAGTCGTACTGACAAGTCTTGGTCAAGATCATAACTCAAAGTTCAGAGATTTGATAGGAAAAGAATTTGTTCCAAAACACGCACGACAATGCAATACCCTTGCATGGAATCCAGTGGATAATAACTGGCTTGCTGCTGGTCTAGATAAACATAGAGCTGACTTTTCAGTGCTGATTTGGGATATCTGCAGCAAATATACCCCTGATATAGTTCCCATGGAGAAAGTAAGACTCTCAGTAGGTGAAACTGAAACGTCATTATTAGTAACAAAACCACTTTACGAATTAGGACAGAATGATGCTTGTCTCTCTCTTTGTTGGCTTCCACGAGACCAGAAACTTCTGCTTGCTGGTATGCATCGTAACCTGGCCATTTTTGATCTTCGGAATACAAGTCAGAAGATGTTTGTGAATACGAAAGCTGTTCAGGGCGTGACAGTAGACCCATATTTCCATGATCGTGTTGCTTCCTTCTATGAAGGTCAGGTGGCAATATGGGATCTTAGGAAATTTGAGAAGCCAGTTTTGACTTTGACCGAGCAACCAAAGCCCTTAACAAAAGTAGCCTGGTGTCCAACTAGAACTGGTCTGCTTGCCACTTTAACGAGGGATAGTAATATTATTAGATTATATGATATGCAGCACACACCCACTCCCATTGGTGATGAAACTGAACCCACAATCATTGAAAGAAGTGTGCAACCTTGTGACAATTACATTGCTTCCTTTGCTTGGCATCCGACGAGTCAAAATCGAATGATAGTTGTAACTCCTAACCGGACAATGTCTGACTTCACTGTTTTTGAAAGGATCTCTCTTGCCTGGAGCCCGATTACATCTTTGATGTGGGCTTGTGGTCGTCATTTGTATGAATGtgcagaagaagaaaatgataatTCTTTAGAAAAAGATATAGCAACGAAGATGCGCCTTCGGGCTTTATCAAGGTATGGGCTTGATACAGAGCAGGTGTGGAGAAACCATATTTTAGCTGGAAATGAGGATCCCCAGCTCAAGTCACTCTGGTACACTCTGCACTATATCCTTTGTGTGGTGAGGTCTGTGAGATGAATCAGATAGAAATGTTCTTGAAGTTTGCGGAAAGGTCAGTCTGTAAATATGCTGAATGTTTTGTGTGCAAATACAAGTCACAGAATACTAAAATCACAAAGTAAAATTGTTTAAAACTGTTGAACTTGAGATACTGCCTTGCAGATCGAGTAGGAGGAAGAAAAGTAGATCTCTGTAACAGAGTAGAACTGACGCCTTTTATAAATTGGCTCCAAATGAAAATAAGTTTAGTTTTGAAATACTTTATTATGCTTCATCACTAGTATTTCCTATGCATTTAAATACTTATGAAGCAGTATACGGAAGATATGGACCAGAAATCTCCAGGCAACAAAGGATCATTGGTTTATGCAGGAATTAAATCAATTGTAAAATCATCTTTGGGTAagaaagttgtttttattttctgcaatatgtgtttaattttgttctctctattttttccccatatttagTTACTTCAGGATACTGTAATATCTGGCCATATTTTTTGACTGCATTGTTTCTGACTGGGTATTTTAGGGAATTGAGTTAAAtgcataattatttatatatgtaaaattcttTTTGGAGGGAGTCTTGGTTCTTTGAAGGGatagttgactttttaaaatctagtcattaatttattcacaattttttttttgaagactcaCTTTGAAAGATATTACATTAGAGGATTTATAGGCTCTTCCTGGTGGTTAGTTCAGATTTTATCACagcatttgcttttttaaaaaataaattaaaaaatttctaattGAAAAAGACCCCTTTTATTTTGCTGCCTAAACCCTCCCACTTAGCTGTCTGATGGCAAGGCCTGTATAACTATGACATGAAGTATGGACTTACCTGAAGTGCCTTACTATTTCAGTCCTTGATGATTGAAAAATGTATGAATTAATGTAGGATTGAAATTAATAGACtatttaacagtttaaaaaaaggaaacatgacAAGAAAGCCAGGCTTACTGTTTGTTCCCTGACTTCTTTAAACAGTTGTTCCTATTGTCTTTATTGGAATTAAATTGTGAATTATAGTTGTTTTCTCAGCCTAGCATTTGATATCTAGCTTTAGATAGCTGTCAAATTTGGTCTCGTCAGGCTGCTAGAAAAGTAGTTCTTATGATTTAGTCAAAAAATAGGAATAGAAGTAATAAATCCAACTTGGTTTTTTATAGGACTTTCATGAATACtgcacaaaaatatacaaaataaaatgctattttttaatgagtagtttgagcatttcaactaaatgcttatattattttattttttttaaaggacttttaaaTTACTTTGGTTCACATTACTGAAGATTGAGTAGACTGTTTATTTCATCTATTTCATTTTAGTGTTCTGTCAGTAGGTCCGACCCAAAAAAGTAACTTTTATTATAAACAATAAAGTGAAAGAGTTTAATTAGAGACTTCCAATTTTATTAATGTAAGTTAAAGGTCAGTAATACTGTGTTACCTTGATGAAAAGTATTTatagctatacagtaggtcagaCCACATTGCATTCTCAGTATTGTGAGGTTTATTGTTTTTTGCTGTATTTTGATATATTTCGGGGAAAAGCCAGCCAAGTACGTGTAAAGCACAGGGGAATAATGGAATTTCTTTACAAGTTTTTGGTGCAGTAGAAACAAACTGAGTATCATGAGTTAAGAGTAGTCTTTACCCAAACTGTTTGATTAAGACTACTGTTGGAAAGATTACCTCATTGCTGGACTTTTGGCTTTTTGCTTGGTTTGGATTGGTTTAGATATTTTTGTTTCTGCAACCCCAAAGTAAAAAGTAGAGAAATGACTGTCAAAGATGGCAGTCCTTAGgtttcaatcttttcttttttcctaattgtATCTCTAATAATTCAGCACATAGTAAGTCAACATGGTGAGCCATCTTGCCCACAGTAACCTAATGCACAAGTTTATAGAGTGCACAGCTAAATTTTAACTTTGGTGACAAATAACATAGTGAGTGCCTATTATGAATTAGATATCACGCTAGTTGCTTTCTCATTGTTACTTGACTTAATTCTTTCAGCTGTAATATAAGGTAAGTTTATTCATTTGGCCAATATTTATTACTTGCTCACTATATGCCAAGAATCTAGAAACTGGAGACATAACTATCAATAAGATAGCTAAATCTCTTTTGTCATGGAGACTGAATGAGATATGATTCCTGCTCTTGGGAAGATTACAGtctatagttgacccttgaacaaggaGGTTGGAGGGTGGTTAGGGTCGCTGATCCCTCTCCCCCAGTCAAAAATTTGCATActtatatttctttctcaaaaacaaagaaattgttAAATGACTCACTCAAGGACAGGAAGCCAGAACAGTTTAGATAGAATTAGGACTCAAAGCCTAGttcttttgattccacatattgtGATCTTTAATCAAACACTAACTTTTCCCCACATTTAgagatctgtaaaatgaaaatacaggtactatatttattgaaaactcttgtgtataagtggacccatgcagttcaaactcaTATTGTCCATATAGTTCAGAATATGGACAAGTAAAGTTAGTTACAATACAAGGAAGAACGGACAGTTGTGGATAGAAGAATTCATAATCTGGTTGTAGGGACTAGTGGTGGTTTCTTGCAGGAGGTAAAGGCAAAGACAGGGTTCAAACAGGGCGCAGCAGATTCTGTGAGCCCGGAGGAGAGGGGACGGAACATGTTGAGTGTTGCGGGGACAGCGCGGGAGAGGACGCAAAGAGAGAACGGAGGCAGTGGGGCAGCTCAGGCCTTGGGGGTTAGGGAAATTAACATCCCTGATAAAGggatgataaattttatataaatatattaattatttgttATCATCCCTAACAAAGGGAACCCAAGAAAAGATTTTAGCAGTAACAAGATGAGATATGTGTTTTAGAGCTGTCAGTCTGTGTGTGGAATGGATTGGAGAGGATTAAGATAGATAGCAGGGACCTCAGAAGCCATAATAATCAGGCAAGATATGATGGAATTCTTACCGAAGTTAGTGGCAGAAGAGCTAGAGAAACATGGGTAGATGAGAGAGGGGGACAAATTTAATTGATTGGATGAAGAagatggagaggaaggaaaaatgaaagcatgCTAAGGCAACTGGGATAATACTAATAGCAGTTAATTAGATAGGAATAGCACAGGAAGAATGTGTTTGAGAGCAAGAAAAGAGTTTATTGGGGGATAAATTTGAGATAGCTAGATAGTGATGTCCAACAGATAAATGTAGGTTGAAAAAAGGAGGTCATCCATTTTAATTAATTCTTCAAAGAAATTTGATTATATGAAGGAGGATAAGAAGATATACAGTGATAGCAGCAGGCGAATTTGGGATCATGGGGagcttttgtgttttgtttttagcatGGAATTGATTTAGGCATGTTCAAATGCTGATGAGAAGAAACTCATACAAAGCAATTGGAAGATGCAGAATAAAGAGCATGAAGAGCAAAATTCCTAGGAACGGGAACCAATGCATAGGTCAAAGATTGGCTTTAGACAGGAGAGTGCACACCTACTCCATAGCAGGCAGAGGGAAAGGTATGTACGTGCTCAGGTGcatcctattctttgtgaccccttggccTGTAACTCACCagtcctttgcccatggaattctccatgccacaatattgaagtgggttgccatttcctactccagggggtctccccAGCCCAAGGATGAAGCCCacgtctctttcgtctcctgcattggcagacgggttctttaccactgtgctacctcgGGAGCCCAGGTGTTTATGCAGGTTGTTTAATGTTCAGTGATCAGAAGCTGATGTGTTTTCCACCCGATGGCTCCTATTTTCTCAACATAGTAGGCTTGCTTGTTGAGAAGAGCAGGGAGGTTGTGGAaatagaggagaggagagagttgTCTTGAGAAATGGGAAGACTGTGGGGCATTGTTGTTTTtccagaagaaagaataaaggacGGTGGAGCGAGGGAATTAAGGGTCCTGGCAAGAGGTTGATCCGTTGTTGGTCCTTGGGGTCTAagctggagagggaggaagaTGACAGAGCACTGACAAGGAAATACGAGTGGTCCAAGGATGATTGTGAGGTTGGGATTGTGAgctgggaggctggagagggggGGAGATGACAGAGCACTGACAAGTAAATACGAGTGGTCCAAGGATGATTGTGAGGTTGGGGTTGTGAgctgggaggctggagagggaggaagaTGACAGAACACTGACAAGGAAATACGAGTGGTCAAGGGTGATTGTGAGGTTGGGGTTGTGAgctgggaggctggagagggggGGAGATGACAGAACACTGACAAGGAAATACGAGTGGTCAAAGGATGATTGTGAGGTTGGGGTTGTGAGCTGGGAGGCTGTGAGGTTGTGGGTAGAGAGTggctcttttggagaaggaatcGTGTGGAGTATGTCCATGATGAGAGTGGGTAAAATCTTGGAGGTGTGGACCACTGGAGATAAggaagcaaagaaacagaggcgAGTTTACAGGATGGATCACGTGTAGAATTCTGTCAGGAGGAGAACGCGTGCTCTGAGGGAAGGCCTTGTACAACTTCTGGAGCAGGGTAATGGTGTTGTCAGTAGGTATAATTCCTTCCTTTTAAGATGGCAGAAAATTACATAATGTTGGTCAGCTTTCCATCCaacatgatgaaaatatttttcatacttgAAAGGCAAACTGATCTAGAAAGCATACCTATTAAGAGGAATTCCTTGAAGGGGCAGAATATCTGGGATTTAGATTTTTGAGAACAAAATGCTCTTATAAACATTGGATTATTTTATTGctcttttattatataaatgtaaaaatgcaaaattttatatCTACAAATAGTATTTGATTGCCTGATGTAGTAtttaagacaaaaattttaacatttttaatgtttaagtgAACCTGGTTCACTTATTTCCCTCACAGCCATCATAAAatgatgattttattatttatatatgttatgctatgctaagtcacttcagtcgtgtccgactctccgcgaccccatagacggcagcccaccaggctcccccatccctgggattctccaggcaaaaacactggagtaggttgccatttccttctccaatgcatgaaagtgaaaagtgagtgaagttgctcagtcgtgcctgactcttagcgaccccgtggactgcagcctaccaggctcctccgtccatgggattttccaggcaagagtactggagtggggtgccttatATACGGGCAATCTCAAATTTGGGGAATACAATCTTGTCACTTtaccaggtgatgctagtggtaaagaacccatctgcaggtacaggagacataagagatgcaggttcgatccctggattggaaagatcccctggaggggagggcatggcagtcctctccagtattcttgcctggagaatccccatggactaaggaacctggcgggctacagtccatagggtagcaaagagtcagataccactgaagcaacttaatacaCATGTGGTGTGTATAAATTGATTTTAATTAATCatagatttaaaaattcatgCATATTAAAATCATGATATGACTATGTACTTAAAAGCCACAATATCACATTACTTACTTGATAACCTTAATTACTTATAGCATAGTTGTTAAGCAGTGGGAATGTCTCTCAGCAGCCAAAATAGTATGACAGAGTATCCATGCATTTACAGAATACTTTTCCACCTCCTAGCAGTGAATTCTTTGGATTCATACATGTTGGTCTCTATTCCATGACACTgtttctggaaaataaaaaactctTAAGAAGCGAGAGTATTATTAAACTGAGGGGAGTTGTCTGAAAAGTAAATTGGTTTTTGTTCACCTGTTTAaagttgtattttttaatcaGTAGATGATATCATCAGCACTGAATCCAACACTTACACAGGAGATATGAAAGTAAATACCTTATAATACATCTGCAGCTTGTTTTACCTGAAATGCAGTGACTACATACTGTCCAAACAATTTAAATTTGTTGTTCTGAAAaaagtcttctttaatttttaacatgttttattAACCTTATTGAATTATTCAGAGTTTTCTcagaattcttaaaatttcacTTCTGCAAACTATAAGAGACTTTGTCTTCACCAGCTTCCCTCGTGGTTGCAAGTACAGCAGCACACTTCTTTCTGATGGACAGATATTCTCTTAAAACCTTTTCTCAGAAGTCTCTAACTCCTTGATCTGAATTGGCAAATTTCCagtaggagaaggcgatggcaccccactccagtactcttgcctggaaaatcccatggacggaggagcctggtgggctgcagtccgtggggtcgaaaagagtcggacacgactgagcgacttcactttcactttccactttcatgcattggagaaggaaatggcaacccactccagcgttcttgcctggagaatcccagggacgggggaggctggtgggctgccgtccatggggtcgcacagagtcggacacgactgaagcgacttagcagtactTTCAAAGTACTTTGATGTTTTTATCTCGCTTTTTCCTATGGATGTGTATATTCATGGAGCGACAGAAGGAGGGGGAGAGTCTGAGTGTTGGTTCTCGGCCACTGAGAATACCTTTCAAATAAAAGACAAGATGCCTGCCCTTTTGGAACTTACGTTCTAGTAGGAGAAATGCTAAggctgaaaaataaatatgagagCGTATGTTAGTGTAAAGGAAGTGGAGGGACCACTGGTCAGTTAGATAATAACAAGTGGCACCCCGCTTTAGATGAGGTGACCAGGGAGGCTTCTCTGAAACAGTGACTCAGCGTGGCCCTCAGAGCGTTGACTCTTACTCCTGTAGCTCTCTCTGGTAGCTCAGGAAGCTATTGTACTTAGCAACGTGTAAAGTATGTTTTGTTTGTGGCATGCTTTATCTTTATGCTGTCTGTCATAATATTGTGGCTGAGAAGTTGAATGTTTAAAATCTAATGTTGAAATACTTCTGTGTAAAACTGACTTCTTTGCCAAATATgtttaaaagataaacattataaaaggtgtttcttttttttaggaaTGGTGGAAAGCAGCAGACATAATTGGAGTGGGCTGGATAAGCAAAGTGATATTCAGAATTTAAATGAAGAGAGAATCCTAGCTTTACAGCTTTGTGGGTGGATAAAGAAAGGGACGGATGTGGATGTGGGCCCATTTTTGAACTCCCTTGTACAAGAAGGCGAATGGGAGAGAGCAGCTGCTGTGGCATTGTTCAACCTGGATATTCGGCGCGCCATCCAGATCCTGAATGAAGGAGCATCTTCAGGAAAAGGTATAGGGTTATATACTAAGATACATGCCATTCACTGAATCTGTGAAAGAAAAAATgctgatgatttttaaaactctaatcaatatttttggtaaatttttttgaaagagaaattagCACAGAACTGTATCTATAAAAGTAAATGTTAGCCCATCACTTTGATTACAAAGAAAATGTCTTAATTGTCTTTGTAATATTACAAAGAATACACAAAtgttatttcagtgttttttctttaaagataataagttggccagaaagttcatagATAGAAACAGCATAACCATACAATGTTCACATATATTTTGACCAACCCAGTAGTTCACatacatttaaagatattttttctttgagaCTAGAACTACTTTAGTTTGCAAGCATTTTTATGGCAAACATTTAAGTGCATTTTAGTTTATACTTTACTCTTTGTTATGGTTTTTGGTTGACTTTTAGGAAACTGAATGACACTTTTAGTTAGACTAATATAGATTCTTATAAAAATCATACTTTGATCTGCAAAAGTGTTTCTGCTTGGGTCTGCTTATTTGAACATCATagccatttaatatatttttttaaaagaagaaacaaaagtgtGATAAAATTTTCACTCTGACATTTTCTgagagaaaagtcagagaaatgaATCTTAATCCAAGAATTCAGTTGTCTTTCTTATTGGGACTATTTCATTTCAATACACCAATTTTTAATACACCTTGCCAAATTGTGTATGAGTATTCAGAATATTTGGTGGTCCATTTAAAAACTATTACAGTTCTGTTTTACCATAGGAAAAACACTTGAAATTAGCTATAATATGTTAATTTTGCATATAGTCTAAAAGTTGAAAAAGCTAATGTTTTGCCCAGATTGGCctcttttccttcacttttaCTCTGACATATATCTGCCCTGTTGGAGAGTGCAGTAGAAGATATGTGGTAATGGAAGAAAGAATTGATATTTAAACCCATTTCTAATTATAATTTTACTATGACCTGAGAGCATGATAATTTTTGTCATCTGTACCTGGAAAATTTGGTGTTAAACACCTATCTTAACAGTAGAGGAAAAGTATCTTCAGTGATTTGAATAACCTTGTTGAGGACTGGAGAAAAAATTTCACTGAATCAAATAGTCCTTTCCATTTGGAGATGGATTGTTCTAACCAGAATTCAAAGAGGATACTCCTTTGTTGTGCTGATGGTAGTACAGGAAGCAGGCACAAGATAACTTGGGGAAAATGTTTCTAGAAATGAGGAGCAGGCTATTAagaacaaacagtggaaaatgttgttttatttggaaaagaagtaaatgatTAGAATTAAGAAACATAATAAAGTTGCTATAATAAACATAGAAAACG
This DNA window, taken from Bos indicus isolate NIAB-ARS_2022 breed Sahiwal x Tharparkar chromosome 4, NIAB-ARS_B.indTharparkar_mat_pri_1.0, whole genome shotgun sequence, encodes the following:
- the MIOS gene encoding GATOR2 complex protein MIOS isoform X1; its protein translation is MSGSKPDILWAPHQVDRFVVCDSELSLYHVESTVNSELKAGSLRLSEDSAATLLSINSETPYMKCVAWYLSYDPECLLAVGQANGRVVLTSLGQDHNSKFRDLIGKEFVPKHARQCNTLAWNPVDNNWLAAGLDKHRADFSVLIWDICSKYTPDIVPMEKVRLSVGETETSLLVTKPLYELGQNDACLSLCWLPRDQKLLLAGMHRNLAIFDLRNTSQKMFVNTKAVQGVTVDPYFHDRVASFYEGQVAIWDLRKFEKPVLTLTEQPKPLTKVAWCPTRTGLLATLTRDSNIIRLYDMQHTPTPIGDETEPTIIERSVQPCDNYIASFAWHPTSQNRMIVVTPNRTMSDFTVFERISLAWSPITSLMWACGRHLYECAEEENDNSLEKDIATKMRLRALSRYGLDTEQVWRNHILAGNEDPQLKSLWYTLHFMKQYTEDMDQKSPGNKGSLVYAGIKSIVKSSLGMVESSRHNWSGLDKQSDIQNLNEERILALQLCGWIKKGTDVDVGPFLNSLVQEGEWERAAAVALFNLDIRRAIQILNEGASSGKGDLNLNVVAMALSGYTDEKNSLWREMCSTLRLQLNNPYLCIMFAFLTSEAGSYDGVLYENKVAVRDRVAFACKFLSDSQLNRYIEKLTNEMKEAGNLEGILLTGLTKDGVDLMESYVDRTGDVQTASYCMLQGSPLDVLKDERVQYWIENYRNLLDAWRFWHKRAEFDIHRSKLDPSSKPLAQVFVSCNFCGKSISYSCSTVPHQGRGFSQYGVSGSPTKSKVTSCPGCRKPLPRCALCLINMGTPVSSCPGGSKSDEKVDLSKDKKLAQFNNWFTWCHNCRHGGHAGHMLSWFRDHAECPVSACTCKCMQLDTTGNLVPAETVQP
- the MIOS gene encoding GATOR2 complex protein MIOS isoform X2, whose protein sequence is MSGSKPDILWAPHQVDRFVVCDSELSLYHVESTVNSELKAGSLRLSEDSAATLLSINSETPYMKCVAWYLSYDPECLLAVGQANGRVVLTSLGQDHNSKFRDLIGKEFVPKHARQCNTLAWNPVDNNWLAAGLDKHRADFSVLIWDICSKYTPDIVPMEKVRLSVGETETSLLVTKPLYELGQNDACLSLCWLPRDQKLLLAGMHRNLAIFDLRNTSQKMFVNTKAVQGVTVDPYFHDRVASFYEGQVAIWDLRKFEKPVLTLTEQPKPLTKVAWCPTRTGLLATLTRDSNIIRLYDMQHTPTPIGDETEPTIIERSVQPCDNYIASFAWHPTSQNRMIVVTPNRTMSDFTVFERISLAWSPITSLMWACGRHLYECAEEENDNSLEKDIATKMRLRALSRYGLDTEQVWRNHILAGNEDPQLKSLWYTLHFMKQYTEDMDQKSPGNKGSLVYAGIKSIVKSSLGMVESSRHNWSGLDKQSDIQNLNEERILALQLCGWIKKGTDVDVGPFLNSLVQEGEWERAAAVALFNLDIRRAIQILNEGASSGKGDLNLNVVAMALSGYTDEKNSLWREMCSTLRLQLNNPYLCIMFAFLTSEAGSYDGVLYENKVAVRDRVAFACKFLSDSQLNRYIEKLTNEMKEAGNLEGILLTGLTKDGVDLMESYVDRTGDVQTASYCMLQGSPLDVLKDERVQYWIENYRNLLDAWRFWHKRAEFDIHRSKLDPSSKPLAQVFVSCNFCGKSISYSCSTVPHQGRGFSQYGVSGSPTKSKVTSCPGCRKPLPRCALCLINMGTPVSSCPAVLLLMGFLWMQ